The Diceros bicornis minor isolate mBicDic1 chromosome 18, mDicBic1.mat.cur, whole genome shotgun sequence sequence GTACGTACAttctggcgcatagtaggcacttCTTCGGTGGTAGCCATTATCACCAccatctctccagcctcatccccCACCGCCACCTCCCCAAACCTACCCTCCAGTTGCCCTGGAGGTGCTCCACACCCCTCATCCCTCCCACCCCCGCATTGCATAAACCAGCTTGTAAACTCCCACTGAGACCCTAAGACCCAGCTTTGGTGCTTCCTCCACCGACCCATCCAAACAGGGCCGTCCAGTCCTCCTCTGTGCCTGGGAGAGGTTCCATCACACTGCTGTATTCACGGCTTCACATGTCTGGCTCCCCCGGAGACGGAGAGACCCTGTTTTCCATCGTCTGTACTCCCAATGCCTGGCACTCAGAAACATTTGTTGAACGTCTGGGGTGTGAGTGCACGTGCCCACTTGAGGTGAGCCTCTGGGCTTGCTGTCCTCATGTGTCTGGTCTCTGCCCCCTCCACCCTGTTTGCAGACCTGGACTTGGCTGTGCCAGAGACCGTCAGACTGGACAGCAGTTTACACAAGGCCCGGGCCCAACTACTGGCCAAGGGCCGGAGACACCGGCCCTCTCGCTCAAGGCTTCGGGACAGTGCCAGCTCTGCAGAGGATGGTGAAGGCTCCGATGGGCCCGGAGGCAAGGTTGGGGCAACCCAGGCAATCACACGTCCCCACCCACCCTTCCGGCCCCTGGATAAGCCCTCCAATCCGCTCTTTCAGGGAAACTACACCCCCAGATTTCTGACAATAATGCTCATAAATATTAGCCGCTTCACTTCTGGCTCATTTCATCCTTCCAAGGAAGGTATTATCATCCCcatcttgcagatgaggaaacaggctctgaGAGGTTCAGCaacaaagtcacacagttagtaagtgaAGGAGGCGAGATTCAACCCCAGTCTATGTGACGGAAAGCCCGGCCACCCCTCGGCCCACAGGCACGGGAAAccctccctccaggccccagaaggacccaggagtccaggctgCCCGCCTCGGAGGCTCCCTCGCAGTGTACAGGGTGAAACCGGCTCCCAGCCGCTccgggaagggaggaggagggttggcGGTGAGCGACTGACCCCTCCTCCAGGTGAACGACGGCTGCGGGAGCCCTCTGCACCGGCTGCGCTCGCCTTTGCACTCGGGCCCCGGGTCCCCGGCGGGGGGCTCTTTCTGCCTGGATCCTCCGGGGTTGCGGCGCAGCCTGGACGAGGACGAGCCGCCGCCCTCGCCGCTCACACGGTACCGGCCCCTGCACAACGCCGCCTCGCACGAGGGCCTGGCCGCCGCCTCCAGCTCGCCGCCGCGCTCCGCGCCCTCCTCGGACAGCTCGCCCAGCTTCGTGCGCCGCCACCCGCGCGCAGAGCCACACAGCGAAGGTGAGCGGCGGCCGGCGCGGCGCCCCCTGCTGGTGCCGGGACCGCAGCGGCCCCTCCGGATCCCTCCGGTGGGCGCCGAGGGGCAGGGCTGGACCAAGAGGGACAGGGTGGCTtggggggaggtgggggatgggagTAATCACCGcggctcattcattcatctactgagcgcctactatgtgccagacactcttgGGCACTGGGACACACAAGTGAGCAAACAGATGTGGTCCTTGTCCTCACTGGGGCTTGTAGCTTCGCGGAGAAACAATCAAGTAATTCCTTACTTTTTAGGTGGGAAGCCATCAAATCATCCGTTAATTAAACGTGTAGTTACAAGCTGTAATCAGTGCTATGAGGGAAATGTGCATGATGGCGGGAGAGCATATATCAGGATGCAAGGACTCAGTTTGGGAGCACcctggaaggcttctctgaggaagtcCCATGTGAGCCAAGATTGGAAGGCTGGTTAGAAGTTGGCCAAGATAAAATTAACAGTAAATAGTAGTGGTCCCTACCTTTTCAGGTACCTTATACGGTTTGTATAAGGCTTTCATAAACATCCCATTAGGTCCTATGAAATAGTCAAGTGTCATTCCATATTTGAGAtgaaggaagctcagagaggtaaagtgacttgtcctaggtcacacagctagtgaaggGCACCAGAGCCAGGTTGCCTGATTCTAAGCAAGAGAATTTCTACCACCTCACACTGTCAGCTGAAGGAGGCAGGCAAGCCACCATACAGgctatttccttccctctcttccccaaAAGATGACAGCCGGGATGCCAGTCCACCTGAGCCTGCCAGCCCCACCATTGGCCTGGATAAGAAGACCCGCCGAAAGTTCCTGGACCTGGGGTGAGTGGAGGAGGGGCCAGAACCAAAGACTTGGAGCTGTCGGGGTAAGGGGTAGCCCAGTGGGCATCACTGCCCCACtcccccctgccctccccacagGGTCACCTTACGCCGAGCATCCACAAGCAAGAGCCGGAAGGAGAAGGGTAGCAACCGCCTGTCCGTGGGCAGCAGGTAAGAGGCACCCACAGCACCTCAGCACAGCTTCTGCCCATTGCTCCCTGTGGGCCCCGGCCCTCCCCTCGGTGCCCACACCCATGCAGCGCGCTCTCTCCACAGGGAGTCAGTGGAGGGGTCCGGCAGGTCAGGGGGCTCCCCGTTCCTGCCCttttcctggttcacagacagcGGCAAGGGCTCAGCATCTTCCGGCAGCACCACCTCCCCCGCCTGCTCCCCTAAACACGAGGGATTCAGCCCCAAGAAGTCAGCTTCCCAGGTGAGTCCATGGCCAACTCGCCCCCATACTGGCCCCCAGACTCAGGTGACATGAAGTCATACTTCACCTTGGCTCGGGCTGGGATCCAGGCAGGCGTTCCTGGCGTCCATTTGTCCATCCATGGAGCCAGTCAgtgattcattcatccatccattccctGGGTTCATGCGTTCACTGGTTCACTCATTCATGTTCTGAGTAGTCGATTCATTCCCTGCTTCATCCATTCAACACACGTCACTGCACACTGATTCCCCTGGTATATACCCAGCCTGAGGTCTCCTCATTCCTGCTGACTATTCTGCCTGGCTCAGTTCTAACCCCATGTCCTGTCATAGGAGCTAGGCTGCCTGTCTGCTGGGGTAAGCCTTGGGGGATATAGAGATGAATAAGACCCCAACCTAGTTAGTGCTCAGAAACCCTTGGGAGAAGTGAGACTGAGTAACAGAAGCAACAATGAGGATCTGCTT is a genomic window containing:
- the SAMD14 gene encoding sterile alpha motif domain-containing protein 14, translating into MASSKLREPADEVFDLDLAVPETVRLDSSLHKARAQLLAKGRRHRPSRSRLRDSASSAEDGEGSDGPGGKVNDGCGSPLHRLRSPLHSGPGSPAGGSFCLDPPGLRRSLDEDEPPPSPLTRYRPLHNAASHEGLAAASSSPPRSAPSSDSSPSFVRRHPRAEPHSEDDSRDASPPEPASPTIGLDKKTRRKFLDLGVTLRRASTSKSRKEKGSNRLSVGSRESVEGSGRSGGSPFLPFSWFTDSGKGSASSGSTTSPACSPKHEGFSPKKSASQESTLSDDSTPPSSSPKIPSGSRQEAKCSYPYHTLSQSSDEFLDEPLPAVHHWTSQQVGQWLHSLNLEQYAAEFAARQVDGPQLLQLDGSKLKSLGLSNSHDRALVKRKLKELAAAAEKERKAQEKAARQREKLRRREQEAKKS